From the Psychrobacillus sp. FSL K6-4046 genome, one window contains:
- the essC gene encoding type VII secretion protein EssC encodes MLQLWVFYGEDYQRLEIKQREFTTLTIGPAIEHDVTVQSFPFLFGEIRIENKENQLVLHDGAQELGVLTEESGLAIEQRDKILKVFVSSLPVQTKTYFIDYTNEVSFDSHEEQATFHRTNIMFPEVETGHFSFNKINDGWIIKKDFACPLYLNGKRCGTNQIIQLGDVLQWAFMEIKLVQRDLIEIVTSKEYISTLPEIELPKTERYAMYPEYRRTPRMIYDLPEDKVSISFPAQESDAAGRGLLMTIALPLVMLIAIGTITIFVPRGVFVIISITMFMAVLVTSTINFFKERKKRKENEAKRRRVYAAYMANLREELDGLSEKQKFVLEYHYPSFEKMKIMTEELSGRIWEKSLESHDFLQFRLGIGDVPSSYEIKLSSGDLANREVDDLLEEAQRMEKVYQTIQSAPITTDLHQGILGLIGKENVVKRELQQIIGQLAFAHSYHDIRVINIFNHKEYKDYEWMKWLPHSTLPNMHAKGLIHNEETRDQLLSSLYEIIRERDVDEMKGKVRFAPHLVFIISDTSLIAEHVIMEYLEKKNTKELGFSVIFAESAEERMTENVHTLVRYVNDREGDILIEEGKAVNRPFYLDDYDATTNERFSRMLRTLNHQIGMKNSIPNSVSFLEMFEVKDVEDVPVQQYWKTNESAKSLAVPIGLKGKKELVHLNLHEKAHGPHGLLAGTTGSGKSEFLQTYILSLAVHFHPHEVAFLLIDYKGGGMAQPFKKIPHLLGTITNIEGSKNFSMRALTSINSELKRRQRLFDRYEVAHIDDYTTLYKNGLSLEPLPHLFLISDEFAELKSEEPEFIRELVSTARIGRSLGVHLILATQKPGGIIDEQIWSNARFRVALKVQDANDSKEILKNSDAASITVTGRGYLQVGNNEVYELFQSAWSGAPYMEETLEGEEDIAIVTDLGLIPLTGIETKVSKKKSKMTEIEAVTAKIAQTQEEMAIQKLQSPWLPPLALRITQSKHIEEIEDAFLLGMIDEPEKQAQNPIYYEWKKDGNVGIFGSSGYGKSYTLLRLLLGIADNLSPAEAHLYILDYGNGSLLPMRQLPHTADYFTMDEELKRDKLIKLIKDEISNRKIAFQLAEVSNIHMYNKVSESPLPLIYIVVDNYDIVREEMEELEAQLIQFGRDGQSLGIHLLVSATRVQSIRQSLMNNLKTKIVHYLMDSTESYGVIGRVPFDLEPFPGRAIIKKEEAKFAQLFLPAHGVDDFEILESIKSKVQALKSAYADMPAPKPIPMLPLELNSDNFQNYLEDDVMPGIVQLGLDEETVRTIPINFNKNRHLMLIGPVQRGKTNTIKWLLHQLLEMENGFIAIFDSFDRGLAAFSDEPKVDYLETKDRLVDWITNVEQHYVEVESSYLESLQNGQSPTIVPAYFIIDGYTRFLQLADVGIQDRLSKLMKKYTHLGFNVIISANNSEITKGFDAFTNELKLVRQGLVFMKKSEQTLYTVPYERKEAELPLGYAHYVFNGNATKVLIPLCKMERKITQ; translated from the coding sequence TTGTTACAGCTATGGGTATTTTATGGAGAAGATTATCAACGATTAGAGATAAAACAAAGAGAGTTTACAACACTAACCATTGGCCCTGCTATAGAGCATGATGTGACCGTCCAAAGTTTCCCTTTTCTTTTTGGAGAAATAAGGATTGAAAATAAGGAAAATCAATTAGTCCTTCACGACGGGGCACAAGAATTGGGAGTGTTGACAGAAGAAAGTGGTCTTGCAATTGAGCAGAGAGATAAGATCTTAAAAGTGTTCGTATCTTCTTTACCGGTTCAGACAAAAACTTATTTTATTGATTATACAAACGAAGTGTCATTCGACAGTCATGAGGAACAAGCAACCTTTCATCGCACGAATATTATGTTCCCTGAAGTGGAGACTGGTCATTTCTCTTTCAATAAAATCAATGATGGCTGGATTATCAAAAAGGATTTTGCATGTCCTTTATATCTAAACGGAAAACGTTGCGGTACTAACCAAATTATTCAGCTCGGCGATGTACTACAATGGGCTTTTATGGAGATTAAACTGGTTCAAAGAGATTTAATCGAAATAGTGACAAGTAAGGAATATATAAGCACGCTACCTGAAATAGAATTACCTAAAACGGAAAGATATGCTATGTACCCTGAATATAGAAGAACACCTCGGATGATTTATGACTTACCAGAGGATAAAGTATCTATCTCCTTTCCGGCTCAGGAAAGTGATGCAGCAGGTCGAGGATTATTGATGACGATTGCACTACCGCTTGTCATGCTAATTGCGATTGGAACGATTACCATTTTTGTTCCACGAGGGGTATTTGTCATCATATCGATCACGATGTTCATGGCTGTCCTTGTTACATCTACGATTAATTTCTTTAAGGAACGTAAAAAGAGAAAAGAAAACGAAGCGAAGCGAAGAAGAGTTTATGCGGCCTATATGGCAAATTTACGAGAAGAGCTGGATGGCTTATCGGAAAAGCAAAAGTTTGTGCTCGAGTATCATTATCCATCCTTTGAAAAAATGAAGATAATGACAGAGGAGTTATCGGGACGAATTTGGGAGAAAAGTTTAGAAAGCCATGACTTTCTGCAATTTAGATTAGGCATTGGGGATGTCCCATCAAGCTATGAAATAAAGCTTAGCTCTGGGGATTTAGCAAACAGAGAAGTGGATGACCTACTTGAAGAGGCGCAAAGAATGGAAAAAGTATATCAAACCATCCAATCTGCACCAATAACAACCGATTTACATCAAGGTATTTTAGGATTGATTGGTAAGGAAAATGTGGTCAAACGGGAGCTTCAACAAATAATTGGACAGCTAGCCTTTGCTCATAGCTATCATGATATTCGTGTGATTAATATTTTTAATCACAAAGAATACAAGGATTATGAATGGATGAAGTGGCTCCCTCACTCCACACTTCCAAACATGCATGCGAAAGGCTTAATCCACAATGAGGAAACTCGTGATCAGTTGTTGTCCTCACTTTACGAAATAATTCGGGAAAGAGATGTGGATGAGATGAAAGGGAAAGTAAGATTTGCCCCTCATCTAGTATTTATCATTTCGGATACATCTTTAATAGCAGAACATGTCATCATGGAATACTTAGAGAAAAAGAATACAAAGGAATTAGGTTTCTCGGTAATTTTTGCTGAATCGGCTGAGGAACGGATGACCGAGAATGTTCATACACTCGTTCGATATGTAAATGATCGTGAAGGAGATATTTTAATAGAGGAAGGTAAGGCTGTAAACAGACCCTTCTATTTGGATGACTACGACGCTACAACTAATGAGCGATTCTCTCGTATGCTGCGAACATTGAATCACCAAATAGGTATGAAAAATTCGATTCCCAATTCAGTTAGCTTTTTAGAAATGTTTGAGGTAAAGGACGTAGAAGACGTTCCTGTTCAACAATATTGGAAGACAAATGAATCAGCTAAATCTCTTGCAGTTCCGATAGGGCTCAAAGGGAAAAAAGAGCTTGTTCACTTAAATCTACATGAAAAAGCACATGGCCCTCATGGATTGCTGGCTGGTACAACTGGATCAGGGAAAAGTGAATTTCTTCAAACATATATTTTATCACTTGCGGTTCATTTTCATCCGCATGAGGTTGCGTTTTTACTTATCGATTATAAAGGAGGGGGAATGGCACAGCCGTTCAAGAAAATCCCTCATCTGTTAGGAACAATAACGAATATTGAAGGTAGTAAAAACTTTAGTATGCGTGCCTTAACATCTATCAATAGTGAGCTTAAACGTAGACAGCGCTTATTTGATCGGTATGAGGTTGCTCATATCGATGACTATACAACGCTGTATAAAAACGGTCTTTCTCTTGAACCACTTCCACATCTTTTTCTTATCTCTGATGAGTTCGCAGAGTTAAAGAGTGAGGAGCCAGAATTTATACGGGAGCTAGTAAGTACTGCTCGTATTGGACGTAGCTTAGGAGTACATCTAATCCTTGCTACTCAAAAACCCGGCGGAATCATCGATGAACAAATTTGGAGTAATGCTCGCTTCCGAGTAGCGCTGAAGGTTCAGGATGCAAACGATAGTAAGGAAATCCTAAAAAATAGTGATGCAGCTTCCATTACCGTGACAGGTAGAGGATATTTGCAGGTAGGAAATAATGAGGTCTACGAGCTGTTCCAATCTGCTTGGAGTGGTGCGCCATACATGGAAGAAACGTTAGAAGGAGAAGAGGACATTGCAATTGTCACTGATTTAGGGCTAATTCCACTAACGGGCATTGAAACGAAGGTAAGTAAGAAAAAGAGTAAAATGACAGAAATTGAGGCAGTGACTGCTAAAATTGCTCAAACTCAAGAAGAAATGGCTATCCAAAAGCTCCAAAGTCCATGGCTGCCACCTTTGGCTTTAAGGATTACTCAGTCCAAGCATATAGAAGAAATTGAGGATGCCTTCCTACTTGGAATGATAGATGAACCAGAAAAACAGGCGCAAAATCCAATTTATTACGAATGGAAGAAGGACGGGAATGTAGGAATCTTTGGTTCCTCAGGTTATGGGAAATCTTATACATTATTAAGACTCTTACTAGGTATAGCAGACAATCTAAGCCCTGCCGAGGCTCACCTTTACATTTTAGATTATGGAAATGGATCTCTTCTTCCTATGAGGCAGCTGCCACATACAGCTGATTACTTTACGATGGATGAGGAGTTAAAACGAGATAAGCTTATAAAGCTAATAAAGGATGAGATATCCAACAGAAAGATAGCTTTCCAATTGGCAGAAGTGAGTAATATCCATATGTACAATAAAGTATCAGAATCTCCATTACCTCTTATTTACATAGTAGTGGATAACTATGATATTGTACGTGAGGAAATGGAAGAGCTAGAGGCACAGCTCATCCAGTTTGGCCGAGATGGACAATCATTAGGTATTCATCTGCTTGTATCTGCAACAAGAGTACAGTCCATTAGACAATCACTCATGAACAATTTAAAAACTAAAATAGTCCATTATTTAATGGATAGCACAGAGTCGTATGGCGTAATTGGAAGAGTTCCATTTGACTTAGAGCCTTTCCCAGGTAGAGCGATTATTAAAAAAGAAGAAGCGAAGTTTGCACAATTATTCCTCCCAGCACATGGAGTAGACGATTTCGAAATTTTAGAATCTATTAAGTCAAAAGTGCAAGCATTGAAGAGTGCTTATGCAGATATGCCTGCACCAAAGCCAATTCCAATGCTGCCGCTTGAGTTAAACAGCGACAACTTCCAAAACTATTTAGAGGATGACGTAATGCCTGGAATAGTACAGCTTGGCTTAGATGAAGAAACAGTTAGAACGATTCCGATTAACTTTAATAAAAATCGTCATCTAATGCTGATTGGTCCGGTTCAAAGAGGTAAAACGAATACGATTAAGTGGTTATTACATCAATTATTAGAAATGGAGAATGGCTTTATTGCTATCTTTGATTCATTTGATCGAGGTCTTGCAGCATTCTCAGACGAACCAAAAGTAGACTACTTAGAAACGAAAGATCGATTGGTAGATTGGATTACCAACGTGGAGCAACATTATGTAGAAGTGGAAAGTAGCTATCTAGAAAGCTTGCAAAACGGACAATCACCAACAATCGTCCCTGCCTATTTCATCATTGATGGCTATACAAGATTTTTACAGCTCGCAGATGTAGGCATTCAGGATCGTCTATCTAAGCTAATGAAAAAATATACTCATCTAGGCTTTAATGTGATTATATCGGCTAACAACTCAGAAATTACAAAAGGCTTCGATGCATTTACGAATGAATTGAAGCTCGTAAGACAAGGATTAGTATTTATGAAAAAATCAGAGCAAACGCTGTATACAGTACCTTATGAAAGAAAAGAGGCAGAACTGCCGTTAGGCTATGCGCATTACGTATTCAACGGAAACGCCACAAAGGTGTTAATTCCGTTATGTAAGATGGAGAGGAAGATCACCCAATGA